A DNA window from Solanum lycopersicum chromosome 3, SLM_r2.1 contains the following coding sequences:
- the Per1 gene encoding permease I-like protein, producing the protein MAAKSDEPVPHPPKDQLPNVSYCITSPPPWPEAILLGFQHYLVMLGTAVIITTALVPQMGGGNEEKAKVIQTVLFVAGLNTLLQSYFGTRLPAVIGASYTFVAPTISIILSGRWSDPDPESRFKKIMRATQGALIVASTIQIVLGFSGLWRNVVRFLSPLSAVPLVALVGFGLYEFGFPGVAKCVEIGLPELVLLVIFSQYLAHLIRPGKHIFDRFAVLFTVAIVWIYAHLLTVGGAYNGAAPITQASCRTDRAGLIDGAPWIRVPYPFQWGAPSFDAGEAFAMMMAAFVALVESTGAFIATTRYASATPLPPSVLSRGVGWQGIGILLSGLFGTGNGSSVSVENVGLLALTRVGSRRVVQIAAGFMIFFSILGKFGAVFASIPTSIVGALYCILFAYVGVGGLSFLQFCNLNSFRSKFILGFSIFLGLSIPQYFNEHTVIEGYGPVHTSGRWFNDMVNVPFSSEAFVAGILAYFLDNTMHKRDGQVRKDRGKPWWDKFKSFKTDTRSEEFYSLPFNLNKYFPSV; encoded by the exons ATGGCAGCAAAGTCTGATGAACCAGTGCCACATCCACCAAAAGATCAGCTTCCTAATGTTTCTTACTGCATTACTAGTCCTCCTCCATGGC CTGAGGCAATCCTTCTTGGATTTCAGCATTATCTGGTTATGCTCGGTACCGCAGTTATCATTACTACAGCTCTCGTTCCCCAGATGGGAGGAGGAAAT GAGGAGAAAGCGAAAGTTATTCAGACAGTGCTATTTGTTGCTGGGCTGAACACCTTGTTGCAATCTTACTTCGGAACTAGACTACCAGCTGTGATCGGAGCGTCTTATACCTTTGTTGCACCTACAATTTCGATTATCCTTTCGGGGCGATGGAGTGACCCAGACCCTGAGTCG CGATTTAAGAAGATAATGAGGGCCACCCAGGGTGCACTTATTGTTGCTTCGACGATTCAGATTGTCTTAGGTTTCAGTGGTCTCTGGCGCAATGTTGTGAG gtTTCTGAGCCCACTTTCAGCTGTTCCTTTAGTTGCTCTTGTCGGCTTTGGGCTCTATGAGTTTGGTTTTCCAGGG gttGCCAAATGTGTTGAAATTGGGTTGCCAGAGCTGGTCCTTTTGGTCATTTTCTCTCAA TATTTGGCTCATCTGATACGCCCGGGGAAGCATATATTTGATCGTTTTGCTGTTCTTTTCACCGTTGCAATTGTATGGATTTACGCCCACTTACTTACTGTGGGTGGGGCTTACAATGGAGCTGCACCAATTACCCAAGCAAGCTGCAGAACTGATCGTGCTGGGCTCATTGATGGTGCCCCATG GATTAGAGTTCCATACCCCTTTCAATGGGGTGCACCTTCATTTGATGCTGGTGAAGCATTTGCTATGATGATGGCTGCATTTGTTGCTCTTGTTGAG TCCACTGGTGCCTTTATTGCAACTACGAGATATGCAAGTGCTACTCCATTGCCACCATCTGTACTCAGCAGAGGTGTAGGCTGGCAG GGAATTGGCATTTTGCTGTCTGGCTTGTTTGGCACTGGGAATGGATCTTCTGTATCTGT TGAAAATGTGGGGCTTTTAGCACTGACGCGTGTTGGTAGCAGAAGAGTAGTTCAGATAGCTGCTGgatttatgattttcttttcaattcttg GAAAATTTGGAGCAGTCTTTGCGTCAATACCAACATCGATTGTAGGTGCTTTGTATTGCATTTTATTCGCTTATGTGG GCGTAGGTGGCTTAAGCTTCCTTCAGTTTTGCAATCTGAACAGTTTCCGTAGCAAGTTCATACTAGGCTTCTCCATCTTTCTGGGTTTGTCAATTCCGCAGTACTTCAATGAACACACAGTTATTGAGGGTTATGGACCTGTTCACACGAGTGGACGATGG TTCAACGATATGGTTAACGTGCCATTCTCATCGGAAGCTTTTGTTGCGGGTATCCTGGCTTAtttcttggacaacacaatGCACAAAAGGGATGGTCAGGTAAGGAAAGACAGAGGCAAGCCATGGTGGGACAAGTTCAAGTCTTTCAAGACGGACACGAGAAGTGAGGAATTCTATTCCCTCCCATTCAATCTCAACAAGTATTTCCCATCCGTGTGA
- the LOC101254182 gene encoding uncharacterized protein, translating into MGNCQAIDNATLLIQHPSGRVDKLYWPVTANEIMKMNPGHYVALLLTTTTLCPPTNPSSATASTAKKTDSATSNTSGTNTMPVRITRIKLLKPTDTLVLGHVYRLITTQEVMKGLWAKKYSKMKQQQLESGDRSREKSTNSHSNNGVIRRSDFDNSKQVKQEKHRSSTGAKPRTWHPKLHSISEATS; encoded by the exons ATGGGCAACTGCCAAGCCATTGATAATGCCACTTTGCTTATACAACACCCAAGCGGTAGAGTTGATAAACTCTATTGGCCTGTTACTGCTAATGAAATCATGAAGATGAATCCAGGTCATTATGTTGCTCTTCTTCTTACCACCACCACCTTGTGTCCGCCCACTAATCCTTCTTCCGCCACCGCTTCCACCGCCAAAAAAACGGACAGCGCGACGAGTAATACTAGTGGAACTAATACTATGCCAGTTCGTATAACGCGTATTAAGCTTCTCAAACCGACGGATACGCTTGTTCTGGGTCATGTTTACAGATTAATTACTACTCAAG AGGTGATGAAAGGATTATGGGCTAAGAAATATTCGAAGATGAAGCAGCAGCAATTAGAATCCGGTGACAGGAGTAGGGAGAAATCAACGAATTCACACTCTAATAATGGAGTTATTAGAAGATCTGATTTTGATAACTCCAAACag GTGAAACAAGAAAAGCATAGGAGTTCAACTGGTGCAAAACCAAGAACATGGCATCCCAAACTTCACAGCATATCTGAAGCTACAAGCtga
- the LOC101248005 gene encoding pentatricopeptide repeat-containing protein At2g20540-like, which yields MRFLSWRKAKHLTVIKPKCRICYSSTATFAAVFQDKIHITRKELCKLLHQRPPKSQLKQIHAQILTQELSSTASIVNSLIHCYLHIKEVTSARFLFLHHPLSSPPILIWNLMIRVYCKLQNSSESFSLFRQLLNLDHPIRVLPDEYTFTFIVTSCAHQKSFVHGKIVHGLVVRNGLESNLYVGNSLINMYSVFKITDDAYKVFDRIADRDVFSWTSLICGYANNGEMYQACEIFYKMPVRNDVSWAVIISGFAGNGRYMEVLLYLNEMLGSVEDKVRPNEAVLVCALSACANLGALEQGNWIHAYIKRNEIRDSSNMSTALIDMYAKCGRIDIARLIFNRIPRPDVHNFTSMISGLSYHGLGDHALTVFNRMLDANVNPNEVTIIGMLNACSHSGLVEEGSSIFYNMENLWGIKPQIEHYGCYVDLLGRAGYMEKALGVVKNMHIKPDIVIWRALLSACRIHRNIFLGNSIINFIQKLNSDGPSGSEVLLSNMYASLGNWEKVSEVRNAMGQRKTQSDIGCSWIEVSGVVHEFRVADKLRPQILEVLIKLKNFG from the coding sequence atgCGTTTTCTTTCATGGCGTAAAGCCAAACACTTGACTGTTATTAAGCCCAAATGTCGAATCTGTTATTCTTCAACAGCCACTTTTGCCGCCGTCTTTCAAGACAAAATTCACATTACTCGAAAAGAATTGTGTAAATTGCTACATCAACGCCCACCTAAATCTCAACTGAAGCAAATACATGCCCAAATACTCACACAAGAACTCTCATCAACTGCTTCTATAGTTAATTCTCTGATTCACTGTTATCTGCATATCAAGGAAGTTACCTCAGCAAGATTTCTGTTTCTTCACCATCCTCTGTCTTCACCCCCGATTCTAATATGGAATCTGATGATAAGAGTATACTGCAAACTCCAAAATTCTTCAGAAAGTTTCAGTCTTTTTCGCCAACTCTTGAATTTAGACCACCCCATTCGGGTTTTACCGGACGAGTACACGTTCACTTTTATTGTTACGTCATGTGCCCATCAAAAATCATTTGTACATGGAAAAATTGTTCATGGGTTGGTGGTGAGAAATGGGCTTGAATCAAACTTATATGTGGGCAATTCGTTGATTAATATGTATTCGGTTTTCAAGATTACAGATGATGCATACAAAGTGTTTGATAGAATAGCCGATAGAGATGTGTTCTCTTGGACTAGTTTGATATGTGGGTATGCAAATAATGGTGAGATGTATCAGGCTTGTGAAATCTTTTATAAGATGCCAGTGCGAAATGATGTTTCTTGGGCTGTTATCATATCGGGTTTTGCTGGAAACGGAAGGTATATGGAGGTACTTCTCTATTTGAATGAAATGTTAGGCTCCGTTGAGGATAAGGTAAGGCCTAATGAGGCTGTTCTTGTTTGTGCTCTGTCTGCTTGTGCTAATCTTGGGGCCTTAGAACAGGGAAATTGGATTCACGCTTATATTAAGAGGAATGAAATTCGTGACAGTTCAAATATGTCTACTGCTCTCATTGACATGTATGCAAAATGTGGTAGAATAGACATTGCAAGATTGATTTTCAATAGAATTCCAAGACCTGATGTACACAATTTCACAAGTATGATATCAGGGTTATCATATCACGGGCTTGGTGATCATGCCTTAACCGTGTTTAACAGGATGTTAGATGCAAATGTTAATCCAAATGAAGTGACTATTATAGGGATGCTTAATGCCTGTAGCCATTCAGGTCTGGTGGAAGAGGGTTCTTCAATCTTCTATAACATGGAGAACTTATGGGGCATTAAACCTCAGATTGAGCACTATGGTTGTTATGTTGATTTACTTGGCCGTGCTGGATACATGGAAAAGGCACTTGGAGTTGTAAAGAACATGCACATAAAACCTGATATAGTCATATGGAGGGCTTTGCTCAGTGCCTGTAGAATCCATCGTAATATTTTCCTTGGTAACagcattataaattttatacaaaagcTTAACTCTGATGGACCCAGTGGAAGTGAGGTACTTCTTTCTAATATGTATGCATCTCTAGGCAACTGGGAGAAAGTTTCTGAGGTGAGGAATGCAATGGGTCAGAGAAAGACCCAATCAGACATTGGATGTAGTTGGATTGAGGTGAGTGGTGTTGTTCATGAGTTTCGCGTTGCTGATAAGCTACGCCCACAGATTTTGGAagtcttaattaaattaaagaattttgGATAA
- the LOC101254468 gene encoding LIM domain-containing protein WLIM1 — MATFGGTTQKCKACEKTVYLVDQLKADSRVYHKACFRCNHCKGTLKLGNYNSYEGVLYCRPHFDQLFKMTGSLNKSFEGGPRTVKERSLDKAQANNKVSALFGGTQDKCVACKKTVYPLEKVAVDGTSYHRPCFKCSHGGCVISPSNYVAHDHKLYCRHHHTQLFKQRGNFSHMEDHEKIKGVIENGKA; from the exons atggCAACTTTTGGAGGGACAACACAGAAGTGTAAGGCCTGTGAGAAAACTGTCTACTTGGTGGATCAACTTAAGGCTGACAGCAGAGTCTATCACAAGGCTTGTTTCAGATGCAATCATTGCAAGGGTACTCTTAAG CTAGGTAACTACAATTCCTATGAAGGAGTCTTATACTGCAGACCTCACTTTGATCAACTATTTAAAATGACTGGAAGCCTGAACAAGAGTTTTGAAG GGGGTCCAAGAACAGTCAAGGAAAGATCTCTTGATAAG GCACAAGCAAACAACAAAGTTTCAGCTTTGTTTGGTGGAACTCAAGATAAATGTGTTGCGTGCAAGAAAACCGTCTACCCCCTGGAAAAG GTAGCTGTTGATGGCACTTCGTACCACAGGCCTTGTTTCAAATGTAGCCACGGGGGTTGTGTAATCAGTCCATCGAATTATGTGGCACATGATCATAAACTCTATTGTAGGCACCATCATACGCAACTCTTCAAGCAACGAGGTAACTTCAGCCACATGGAAGATCATGAGAAGATTAAAGGGGTGATTGAAAATGGAAAAGCATGA
- the LOC101254776 gene encoding uncharacterized protein At5g50100, chloroplastic — translation MQMAFRAASSPVFRRANISLFSLPPYITTKSPYSKFLPNPNPNLLNQHGPRYSIRAISGTTVAPNKDINEEKSPENWKIKMLYDGECPLCMREVDMLRERNKSYGTIKFLDISSDEYRPDENEGLDYETVMGRIHAILSDGTVVTDVEAFRRLYEAVGLGWVYAITKYEPIATIADAVYGVWAKYRLQVTGRPSLEEVLKARRKKEEMCKDSKACKM, via the exons ATGCAAATGGCATTCAGAGCAGCATCGTCTCCTGTTTTTAGACGAGCCAATATATCTCTCTTCTCACTTCCTCCTTATATCACTACAAAATCCCCCTATTCTAAATTTCTTCCCAATCCAAACCCTAATCTGCTCAATCAACATG GACCAAGGTATTCAATTAGGGCAATTAGTGGAACAACTGTGGCACCCAACAAGGATATTAATGAAGAGAAATCTCCTGAAAACTGGAAAATTAAGATGCTTTACGATGGAGAGTGTCCCCTCTGCATGCGTGAG gTTGACATGCTAAGAGAGAGGAATAAAAGTTATGGAACAATTAAATTTCTTGACATAAGTTCAGATGAATACCGCCCAGACGAGAATGAAGGCCTAGATTATGAGACG GTTATGGGAAGAATACATGCTATACTATCAGATGGAACTGTGGTTACAGATGTTGAG GCGTTTAGACGGCTGTATGAAGCAGTTGGTTTAGGATGGGTGTATGCAATTACAAAATATGAACCT ATTGCAACTATTGCTGATGCTGTGTATGGAGTTTGGGCAAAATATCGTCTTCAAGTAACAG GTCGACCATCTTTAGAAGAAGTTCTGAAGGCACGAAGGAAGAAG GAGGAAATGTGTAAGGACAGCAAGGCTTGCAAAATGTAG